In Gammaproteobacteria bacterium (ex Lamellibrachia satsuma), a single genomic region encodes these proteins:
- the nirD gene encoding nitrite reductase small subunit NirD, with amino-acid sequence MSEWIEVVELTQIPVLGSRVIKTRDMDIAVFRGSDDQVYAIRDACPHKNGPLSQGIMHGSSVTCPLHNWKIDLNSGEALGPDEGCANVFPARVEGGKVLLQLPQVEAVA; translated from the coding sequence ATGAGTGAATGGATTGAAGTAGTAGAATTAACGCAGATTCCGGTTCTTGGCTCCCGCGTGATCAAGACCCGCGACATGGATATTGCGGTATTCCGGGGTTCAGACGATCAGGTCTATGCGATACGTGATGCTTGCCCACATAAGAACGGCCCCCTGTCGCAGGGCATCATGCATGGTTCTTCGGTAACCTGTCCGCTGCATAATTGGAAGATTGACCTGAACAGTGGTGAGGCGCTGGGGCCGGATGAGGGCTGTGCCAATGTCTTTCCTGCAAGAGTGGAGGGCGGCAAGGTGCTGCTGCAGTTGCCGCAGGTTGAAGCGGTGGCTTAA
- a CDS encoding NAD(P)/FAD-dependent oxidoreductase, which yields MKEKLVLIGNGMAGIRTLEELFKLEEADKYEITVFGDEPHPNYNRIMLSPVLAGEKTIDDIILNSHEWYAENCITLHTGDPVVEIDRVGRQVKSAAGKSVAYDRLLIATGSTPFIIPVPGSDLDGVIGFRDIKDVEIMLETASNYKKAVVIGGGLLGLEAANGLMKNGMDVTVVHLMDILMERQLDKPAANLLKASLEQKGMNFLMEAQTASIVGEKRVTGVKFAGGSNIDADLVVMAVGIRPSFALAEQAGIHCERGIVVNDTMQTFDPKIYAVGECVQHRGNCYGLVAPLFEQAKVCANHLAHLGYGRYEGSVTSTKLKVTGIDLFSAGEFNEEEGDETLVMQDPAQGVYKKLVIRDNQIKGAVMYGDTMDGTWYFQLLREGTDISGFRSTILFGQHDLGDAGHGDGARVANLSDDAEICGCNGVCKGDIVNAITTKGLFTLDEVRAHTKASASCGSCTGLVESILASTVGEGYSAAPSKKPMCGCTEHSHDEVIEAIQNEELKSMRQLFDYLNWKTPDGCASCRPALNYYLLARWPEEYQDDAQSRFINERAHGNIQKDGTYSVVPRMFGGLCTPKDLRAIADVCDKFDVPEMKVTGGQRIDLFGVKKEDLPPMWKDLSAAGFVSGHAYGKAMRTVKTCAGKTWCRFGTQNSTGLGVQLEELTWGSWMPHKFKLAVSGCPRNCAEATIKDFGVVCVDSGYELHVGGNGGIKVRVTDLLCRVETEEEVLEYCGAFTQLYREEAHYLERTAPWVERVGLNHIKACILEDEAGRKALHERFKLGQKYAQIDPWKARADGAEANEFTPIELAV from the coding sequence ATGAAAGAGAAGTTGGTACTAATCGGTAACGGCATGGCCGGTATCCGCACCCTGGAAGAGCTGTTCAAGCTCGAAGAGGCGGACAAATACGAAATAACTGTTTTCGGCGATGAACCCCATCCCAACTACAATCGCATCATGCTCTCACCGGTGTTAGCTGGCGAAAAGACCATCGACGACATTATCCTCAACAGCCATGAGTGGTATGCCGAAAATTGCATTACCCTGCACACCGGAGACCCGGTGGTGGAGATCGATCGGGTTGGACGGCAGGTCAAGAGCGCAGCTGGTAAGTCGGTGGCCTATGACCGACTGTTGATCGCCACCGGCTCCACCCCTTTCATTATCCCAGTGCCCGGCTCTGACCTGGATGGCGTTATTGGATTCCGCGACATCAAGGATGTGGAGATCATGCTGGAGACCGCCTCCAATTATAAGAAGGCGGTGGTGATCGGTGGTGGCTTGCTCGGCCTTGAAGCGGCAAACGGCCTGATGAAGAACGGTATGGATGTCACCGTGGTGCATCTGATGGACATCCTCATGGAACGCCAGCTCGACAAACCTGCAGCCAATCTACTGAAGGCATCCCTTGAGCAGAAAGGTATGAATTTTTTGATGGAGGCGCAGACCGCCTCCATCGTTGGAGAAAAACGTGTCACTGGCGTGAAGTTCGCCGGCGGCTCCAATATCGATGCTGACCTGGTGGTGATGGCCGTAGGCATTCGCCCCAGTTTCGCCTTGGCGGAGCAGGCGGGTATCCACTGCGAACGCGGCATCGTGGTCAACGATACTATGCAGACCTTCGACCCAAAGATCTACGCTGTGGGCGAGTGCGTACAGCACCGGGGCAACTGTTACGGTCTGGTGGCGCCTCTCTTCGAGCAGGCCAAGGTCTGCGCCAACCATCTGGCTCATCTCGGTTATGGACGCTATGAAGGCTCAGTCACCTCAACCAAGCTGAAGGTGACCGGCATCGATCTCTTCTCCGCCGGAGAGTTCAATGAGGAGGAGGGCGACGAGACCCTGGTGATGCAGGATCCGGCACAGGGTGTCTATAAAAAGCTGGTGATCCGCGATAACCAAATCAAAGGTGCGGTGATGTATGGCGACACTATGGACGGCACCTGGTATTTCCAATTGCTGCGTGAGGGTACGGATATCTCGGGTTTCCGCAGCACGATTCTCTTTGGTCAACACGACCTCGGTGATGCCGGTCACGGTGACGGTGCACGGGTTGCCAATCTCTCAGACGATGCCGAGATCTGCGGCTGTAACGGCGTTTGTAAGGGCGATATCGTCAATGCCATAACCACCAAGGGGCTTTTTACCCTGGATGAGGTGCGCGCACACACCAAGGCTTCCGCCTCCTGCGGCTCCTGTACCGGTCTGGTGGAGTCGATCCTGGCGAGCACAGTGGGCGAAGGCTACTCTGCCGCGCCGAGCAAAAAACCTATGTGCGGTTGCACCGAGCACAGCCATGATGAGGTGATCGAGGCGATACAAAATGAAGAGCTCAAGTCGATGCGTCAGCTGTTCGACTACCTCAACTGGAAGACCCCGGATGGCTGCGCCAGCTGCCGCCCAGCATTGAATTATTACTTGCTGGCGCGTTGGCCGGAAGAGTATCAGGATGATGCCCAGTCACGTTTCATCAACGAGCGTGCCCACGGCAACATCCAGAAAGATGGCACCTACTCGGTGGTGCCGCGTATGTTTGGTGGTCTCTGCACCCCCAAGGATTTGCGCGCCATTGCCGATGTCTGTGACAAGTTCGACGTACCGGAGATGAAGGTTACCGGCGGCCAGCGTATCGACCTCTTTGGTGTAAAAAAAGAGGACCTGCCTCCGATGTGGAAGGATCTCTCTGCTGCCGGTTTTGTCTCCGGTCACGCCTACGGTAAGGCGATGCGTACAGTCAAAACCTGTGCGGGCAAGACTTGGTGCCGCTTCGGTACACAGAACTCCACGGGTTTAGGTGTGCAACTTGAGGAACTCACTTGGGGCTCCTGGATGCCCCACAAGTTCAAGCTGGCAGTTTCCGGTTGTCCGCGTAACTGTGCCGAGGCGACCATCAAGGACTTCGGCGTGGTCTGTGTCGACTCGGGTTATGAATTACACGTTGGCGGTAACGGCGGTATCAAGGTGCGTGTTACCGACCTGCTCTGCCGGGTGGAGACCGAAGAGGAGGTGCTGGAGTACTGCGGCGCCTTCACCCAGCTTTACCGCGAAGAGGCCCACTATCTGGAACGCACCGCTCCTTGGGTGGAACGTGTGGGACTGAACCATATCAAAGCGTGCATCCTGGAAGACGAAGCAGGGCGCAAGGCGCTGCATGAACGCTTCAAGCTTGGTCAGAAGTATGCCCAGATCGACCCCTGGAAAGCACGGGCAGATGGTGCCGAGGCAAATGAATTCACCCCAATCGAATTGGCAGTGTGA
- a CDS encoding NarK family nitrate/nitrite MFS transporter: MSENKLGLLSFTGKIKTLHLTWFAFFLSFVVWFNHAPLMASIQEAFNLSSQEVKALLIINVALTIPARIIIGMLVDRFGPRIVFSSLLFSSSFICFLFAIADSYTALLASRFALGFVGAGFVIGIRMIGEWFPAKQVGVAEGIYGGWGNFGSAAAVMSLPTVALIFGGDDGWRYAVASTGVITLVYSFIYYKLARNTPKGSTYFKPKKTGAMEVTSKGDFFFYLVMNIPMYAALAVLTWKLGPENLKILGATAANAIYIGLAVLYAYQTSQVWRINKHVFKEEVPEIHRYKFKQVAILDLAYFVTFGSELAVVSMLPLFFKDTFDLSIVQAGLLASGFAFMNLVARPSGGLFSDKFGRRKMLSLLIAGLAIGYFILAQITSGWPLALAVIATMACSFFVQAGEGAVFAMVPLVKRRMTGQVAGMAGAYGNVGAVTFLTVFSFVSPQIFFLVIAGAAIVCLVAVQFLDEPEGHTAEVMEDGSVQMIEVS; this comes from the coding sequence ATGTCGGAAAACAAACTCGGTCTTTTGTCATTCACAGGAAAGATAAAGACACTTCACCTCACCTGGTTCGCCTTTTTCCTGAGCTTTGTGGTCTGGTTCAACCATGCGCCACTGATGGCTTCGATCCAGGAGGCATTCAATCTGAGCAGTCAGGAGGTGAAGGCGCTGCTGATCATCAATGTGGCCTTGACCATTCCGGCACGTATCATCATCGGTATGTTGGTGGACCGCTTCGGACCGAGGATTGTTTTTTCATCCCTGCTATTCTCCTCCAGCTTCATCTGCTTTTTGTTTGCTATTGCAGACTCTTATACCGCACTGCTGGCAAGCCGTTTTGCCTTGGGCTTCGTCGGCGCAGGCTTTGTCATCGGCATCCGCATGATCGGTGAATGGTTTCCCGCCAAGCAGGTGGGCGTCGCCGAAGGCATCTATGGTGGCTGGGGCAACTTCGGCTCCGCCGCTGCTGTAATGAGCCTGCCCACTGTTGCGCTGATATTCGGCGGAGATGATGGCTGGCGCTATGCTGTCGCTTCCACCGGCGTGATCACCCTGGTCTACTCCTTCATCTACTACAAGCTGGCACGCAACACGCCGAAGGGTTCCACCTACTTCAAACCGAAGAAAACAGGCGCCATGGAAGTGACCAGCAAGGGAGACTTCTTCTTCTACCTGGTGATGAACATCCCCATGTATGCAGCGCTGGCCGTTCTAACCTGGAAACTGGGTCCTGAAAATCTGAAGATCCTGGGTGCCACTGCTGCCAATGCCATCTATATCGGCCTTGCTGTGCTCTATGCCTATCAGACATCACAGGTATGGCGCATCAATAAACATGTCTTTAAGGAAGAGGTACCGGAGATCCACCGCTATAAGTTCAAGCAGGTGGCGATCCTCGATCTCGCCTACTTTGTAACTTTCGGCTCCGAGCTGGCCGTGGTTTCAATGCTTCCTCTCTTCTTCAAAGATACCTTCGACCTGAGCATTGTGCAGGCGGGTCTGTTGGCATCGGGTTTTGCCTTTATGAACCTGGTGGCCCGCCCCAGTGGCGGACTCTTCAGCGATAAATTCGGTCGCCGCAAGATGCTCAGCCTGCTCATCGCCGGTCTGGCTATTGGTTATTTCATCCTGGCCCAGATCACCTCTGGCTGGCCGCTTGCTCTGGCTGTGATCGCCACCATGGCCTGCTCTTTCTTTGTACAGGCGGGTGAAGGCGCAGTATTTGCCATGGTGCCCCTGGTCAAGCGACGCATGACCGGTCAGGTGGCCGGTATGGCTGGCGCTTACGGCAACGTGGGCGCAGTTACCTTCCTTACCGTCTTCTCCTTTGTATCACCTCAGATCTTCTTTCTGGTGATCGCTGGCGCGGCAATCGTCTGCCTGGTCGCCGTTCAGTTTCTGGATGAGCCTGAGGGCCATACCGCAGAGGTGATGGAAGATGGCAGTGTGCAGATGATCGAGGTGAGTTAA
- a CDS encoding bifunctional protein-serine/threonine kinase/phosphatase, with the protein MRTKLEIDYAFRSEAGVKQDNDDTCNVCVPEDNLLLTKGVAAAIADGVSSSEGGGRASRICVSGFLSDYFSTPESWTVKTAAGKVLGALNRWLCGQGQSEYDSARGMLTTFSGLILKSTTAHIVHIGDSRIYRYRNGDLEQITRDHRVWVSKEKEFLSRAMGADPHIDIDYHAVAVEENDNFIFTTDGVHDFFTRRELLKIFDCHDSNLQACANALVETALENGSNDNASCQIIQVLKLPQETEADIFQRVSDLPFPPDLQPGMKIDGYEILREMHAGKRSEVFLALDLESDEKVVLKTPSVNYRDDADYLEGFLHEEWVGRRIRNAHILRILEPRRRHFLYNIAEYVEGRSLGQWIQDNGPADLHQTRTLAEQIISGLRALHRMEMFHQDLKPDNILIDNHGTVKLIDFGSIRVAGMDEIDSEIDHTAPQGTLDYAAPECLRGEACTHASDLYSVGVILYEMLTKKLPYGESDAPNPKKRLNYRPARLYNPEIPTWVDGALEKAVHPQPAKRYQSLSEFQYDLEHPNPAFGNLAQLPLLERNPLRFWQILCGLLFLLNLFLIFKT; encoded by the coding sequence ATGCGCACAAAACTCGAAATTGATTATGCCTTTCGCAGCGAGGCGGGTGTCAAACAGGACAATGACGACACCTGCAACGTCTGCGTCCCTGAGGACAACCTACTCCTGACCAAAGGCGTGGCTGCGGCCATCGCAGACGGGGTCAGTTCCAGCGAAGGTGGAGGACGGGCCAGTCGGATCTGTGTATCGGGGTTTCTCTCCGACTATTTCAGTACGCCTGAATCCTGGACCGTCAAGACTGCAGCCGGCAAGGTGCTGGGTGCTCTGAACCGCTGGCTTTGTGGTCAGGGACAGTCAGAATACGACTCTGCACGGGGTATGCTCACTACCTTCAGCGGCTTGATCCTCAAATCGACCACCGCCCATATCGTGCATATCGGTGACTCGCGTATCTACCGTTATCGCAATGGCGACCTGGAACAGATCACCCGCGACCATCGGGTCTGGGTTTCCAAGGAGAAGGAGTTTCTTTCCCGCGCCATGGGAGCCGACCCTCACATCGACATCGACTACCATGCCGTAGCCGTGGAAGAGAACGATAACTTTATCTTTACCACCGACGGTGTGCACGACTTTTTCACCCGCCGGGAATTATTGAAAATTTTCGACTGCCATGACTCCAACCTGCAGGCCTGCGCCAATGCGCTGGTAGAGACGGCTCTGGAAAACGGCAGCAACGACAATGCCAGTTGCCAGATCATTCAGGTATTGAAACTCCCGCAGGAGACCGAGGCCGATATATTCCAGCGGGTATCCGACCTGCCCTTCCCCCCCGACCTCCAACCTGGAATGAAGATTGACGGCTACGAAATCCTGCGTGAGATGCACGCTGGCAAACGTAGCGAGGTGTTTCTGGCGCTGGATCTCGAATCTGACGAAAAAGTGGTACTGAAGACCCCTTCGGTCAACTACCGGGATGATGCAGACTATCTTGAAGGTTTTCTACACGAAGAGTGGGTGGGACGGCGTATCCGCAATGCCCATATCCTGCGTATTCTCGAACCCAGACGTCGTCACTTTCTCTACAACATCGCCGAATACGTGGAAGGACGCAGCCTGGGTCAGTGGATCCAGGACAATGGCCCCGCTGATCTACACCAGACCCGCACTCTGGCGGAACAGATCATCAGTGGTCTGAGGGCTCTACACCGGATGGAGATGTTTCATCAGGACCTGAAGCCCGACAACATACTGATAGACAATCACGGCACTGTAAAATTGATCGATTTTGGCTCAATCCGGGTTGCCGGCATGGACGAAATCGACAGTGAAATCGACCATACTGCACCCCAGGGAACCCTGGATTATGCGGCGCCGGAATGCCTCCGGGGGGAGGCCTGCACCCACGCATCAGACCTCTATTCAGTCGGCGTCATCCTCTACGAGATGCTGACAAAAAAACTCCCCTATGGGGAGAGCGATGCGCCAAACCCGAAAAAACGCCTGAACTACCGGCCAGCACGCCTCTATAATCCGGAGATTCCCACCTGGGTTGATGGGGCACTGGAGAAAGCGGTGCACCCTCAGCCTGCAAAACGCTATCAGTCTTTGTCCGAGTTTCAATACGACCTGGAACACCCCAATCCGGCATTTGGCAATCTCGCTCAGCTACCTCTTCTGGAGCGAAACCCGCTGCGTTTCTGGCAGATTCTCTGCGGCCTGTTGTTTCTGCTTAATCTGTTTCTGATATTCAAGACCTGA
- a CDS encoding response regulator — MNNSIEANPRLLVVDDDRRLRELLIRYLGQEDFAVHGVEGSVAMDEYLERSQVDLIILDLMMPGEDGLSIARRLRSNGEIPIIMLTARGEDIDRIIGLEMGADDYLPKPFNPRELLARIRAVLRRRQLPGQSSQAAETTESFSFGDFTIDFQTHVFSKGGDEIPLTGGEYTLLEALARSPNRVLTRDYLVETLKGYERLPYDRSIDVRVTRLRKKIEADPTNPRYIRTIWGKGYIFTPKGNAPSS, encoded by the coding sequence ATGAATAATTCCATTGAAGCCAACCCTCGTCTGTTGGTGGTGGATGACGACCGGAGGTTAAGGGAACTTCTCATTCGTTATCTGGGTCAGGAAGATTTCGCCGTCCACGGAGTGGAAGGTAGTGTGGCGATGGATGAGTATCTTGAGAGAAGTCAGGTTGACCTGATCATTCTTGATCTGATGATGCCAGGAGAAGACGGCCTGTCGATAGCACGTCGTCTGAGAAGTAACGGCGAGATCCCGATCATCATGTTGACGGCACGAGGGGAGGACATCGACAGAATCATTGGGCTGGAAATGGGTGCCGATGACTACCTGCCAAAACCTTTCAATCCACGGGAACTACTGGCCAGGATCCGCGCGGTTTTGAGACGCCGGCAATTACCTGGACAGTCCAGTCAAGCTGCAGAGACAACAGAGTCGTTCAGTTTTGGGGACTTTACCATCGACTTCCAGACTCATGTCTTTAGCAAAGGTGGAGATGAGATACCCCTCACCGGTGGCGAGTATACGCTGCTTGAAGCTCTGGCCAGGAGTCCGAACAGGGTGCTGACACGAGACTACCTGGTGGAAACGCTGAAGGGGTACGAGCGCCTGCCCTATGATCGAAGCATCGATGTGCGCGTAACACGCCTGCGCAAGAAAATCGAAGCGGACCCCACCAATCCAAGATATATCCGTACCATATGGGGTAAGGGCTATATCTTTACGCCAAAGGGTAACGCACCAAGCTCGTGA
- a CDS encoding HAMP domain-containing protein gives MSLAKYTQTLFGRTGLTITLAFLVFSLFAVLVNATLILRPIERQAADDLAALIELSTKTWVELPPDTRTDFEREMRKSHQLRIYEAENEIAEYENDKAYLIALVDSLENRIGKPVPLRKMDFSDDWLWVDIPIANRVLRIGFEAERMEVQIPLALVLIVVMGTLIVTLVSLVLVRRITKPLARLAEATKTLGQAQDHVQVPEVGPSELADLAKGFNRMDTQVRELLANRTTLLAGVSHDLRTPIARVRLAVELLPSEQKSELEQGILDDLEEMDNLIGQAMEFARSLGSSKEMTVDVGALLLEIVGEYARGGHAVRLTAESGCVGELSSNALRRVTTNLLDNAVRYSHEQPVELSCESDAGSIIIRFADRGPGIPEAFRRVAFDPFWRMESSRNPDTGGSGLGLAVVKQLSDANGWEIELGESVIYSGLEVTLRLPLSTEG, from the coding sequence GTGAGTCTGGCCAAATACACTCAAACGCTATTTGGTCGCACCGGATTGACGATCACTTTGGCATTTCTGGTTTTTTCCCTTTTTGCCGTGCTGGTGAATGCAACACTGATTCTCAGACCCATCGAACGGCAGGCAGCGGATGACCTTGCTGCACTGATAGAATTATCGACAAAAACCTGGGTTGAGCTGCCTCCGGACACCCGTACCGATTTTGAACGTGAAATGCGCAAGAGCCACCAGTTGCGAATCTACGAGGCCGAAAACGAAATCGCAGAATATGAAAATGACAAAGCTTATCTAATAGCGTTGGTTGACTCATTGGAGAACCGGATCGGCAAGCCGGTGCCACTGCGTAAAATGGATTTTAGCGATGATTGGCTATGGGTCGATATCCCGATTGCAAACCGGGTACTCAGGATCGGGTTTGAAGCGGAGAGGATGGAGGTTCAGATCCCCCTGGCCCTGGTATTGATCGTTGTCATGGGGACCTTGATCGTCACTCTGGTCTCTCTGGTGTTGGTGCGGCGAATTACGAAACCCCTGGCACGACTGGCGGAAGCAACAAAGACGCTGGGGCAGGCCCAGGACCATGTGCAGGTTCCAGAAGTGGGGCCGAGCGAACTTGCTGATCTGGCAAAAGGTTTCAATCGCATGGATACACAGGTAAGGGAGCTTCTGGCTAACCGCACCACACTGCTAGCCGGAGTTTCCCACGATCTGCGGACCCCCATTGCCCGTGTTCGTCTCGCGGTGGAGTTACTGCCGTCTGAACAGAAATCGGAGCTGGAGCAGGGAATTCTCGACGACCTGGAGGAGATGGACAATCTGATCGGCCAGGCGATGGAGTTTGCCAGAAGTTTAGGCTCCAGCAAGGAGATGACAGTCGATGTCGGCGCACTGTTATTGGAGATCGTTGGGGAATATGCGCGGGGCGGCCATGCTGTGAGATTGACCGCCGAGTCAGGTTGTGTGGGGGAGCTGTCATCAAACGCTCTGCGCAGAGTCACCACGAATCTGCTGGATAACGCAGTCAGATATAGCCATGAGCAACCGGTGGAACTGTCGTGTGAATCCGACGCCGGCAGTATAATTATCCGCTTTGCCGACCGGGGACCGGGAATACCGGAGGCATTTCGACGAGTCGCCTTCGACCCTTTCTGGCGAATGGAGTCATCCCGTAATCCGGACACCGGGGGCAGCGGCCTGGGATTGGCGGTGGTCAAACAGCTAAGTGATGCGAATGGCTGGGAAATAGAACTGGGTGAATCGGTAATCTACAGCGGCCTTGAAGTTACATTACGTCTGCCGCTCTCAACAGAAGGGTAG
- a CDS encoding outer membrane beta-barrel protein, which produces MPKESDKLNLSFSLELEERYNDNIYADDSFAVSDWAAFIAPALAVEFDMDATRLSLDLGVESALYRTNSLEDYTDGWLKLGALVAADSTTHLMLATGYHLKHEERTSPNDTRRTLSPIVYDIKDVSIGLLHQRGDYQLRAGVIQETWRYEDGESLEGPVYNGDRDRDIRSIALRLERRHTKDFSWFLQASGEQRIYQQATDDAGLQRDSDGFRSAVGIHLKQGDTFDFEAYLGWLGQEYKDPEFSRLSAVDFALNLYWQPREKWQLSLSSDRTLNETTLIDASGYLESALDLDISYQLTSNTHLTLFSGLALFDYLDTTRKDKTNLAGVAASYQIGKYATLRTQADWSKNRTDGGGSPIGEVGSNDYTMKRILLSLNIIL; this is translated from the coding sequence ATGCCGAAGGAGAGCGATAAACTTAACCTCTCTTTTTCGCTCGAGCTTGAAGAAAGGTATAACGATAATATTTATGCGGATGACTCTTTCGCCGTTTCCGACTGGGCTGCCTTCATCGCACCGGCTCTCGCCGTAGAATTCGACATGGATGCCACACGTCTCTCTCTGGATCTTGGTGTCGAGTCGGCTCTCTACCGGACTAATTCCCTTGAAGACTATACGGATGGCTGGTTGAAACTCGGTGCGTTAGTCGCTGCCGACAGCACTACTCACTTGATGTTGGCAACCGGGTACCATTTGAAACACGAAGAGCGAACTTCTCCGAACGACACTCGACGAACCTTAAGCCCCATTGTCTACGATATTAAGGATGTAAGTATTGGTCTTCTTCACCAGCGTGGAGATTACCAACTGCGTGCCGGCGTAATTCAGGAGACTTGGCGTTATGAAGATGGCGAAAGCCTGGAAGGGCCGGTTTACAATGGCGACCGTGATAGGGATATCAGGAGCATTGCTCTTCGACTGGAACGGCGACACACAAAAGATTTTTCCTGGTTTCTCCAGGCATCCGGTGAACAGCGGATCTATCAACAAGCTACTGATGACGCGGGTTTACAACGCGATTCCGATGGTTTCCGCAGTGCGGTGGGAATACACTTGAAACAGGGTGATACCTTCGATTTTGAGGCCTATCTGGGTTGGTTGGGACAAGAGTATAAAGACCCGGAATTCAGTAGGCTCAGCGCCGTTGACTTCGCGCTCAACTTATACTGGCAACCCAGAGAGAAGTGGCAGCTGTCACTCTCAAGTGACAGAACGCTCAACGAGACGACCCTCATTGATGCTTCCGGATATTTGGAATCCGCTCTTGACTTGGATATCTCCTATCAATTGACTTCCAACACCCATCTTACTCTATTTTCCGGGCTCGCCCTGTTCGACTACCTCGATACCACCAGGAAAGATAAAACAAACCTGGCAGGTGTGGCAGCCAGCTATCAGATTGGGAAATACGCCACGCTTCGGACGCAGGCAGACTGGTCGAAGAACCGGACGGATGGAGGTGGGAGCCCGATTGGTGAAGTAGGCTCCAACGACTATACGATGAAGCGGATTTTACTAAGTCTTAACATCATTCTTTGA
- a CDS encoding IS3 family transposase (programmed frameshift) has protein sequence MKERKKYSKEFKLDAVSLVLEQEYTRREAANSLGINAQMLGRWVKEHQAEDGQAFRGNGKLSSEQEEIRKLKAQVKRLEMEKEILKKGNGILCSRNEVKYSFITQHKNAYPISLQCQVLGVSRNGYYQYQRGLGNRPDRIHQEMLEWVEDIAKSSDYTYGSRRMKKALNVLGYPVSRNKARKLMREANVQARQRRKYKVTTNSNHQQSVFNNLLKREFAVAQPDHVYAADVTYVWTQEGWLYLAVVIDLYSRKVVGWSMSSRMKAKLVCDALQMAIWRRRPKGGLIHHSDRGSQYASKAFRRLLKAHDINGSMSRKGDCWDNAVVESFFGSLKQERVHWRSYQTRYEAQQDILEYISMFYNSTRLHSYLDYMSPNDFEQQMMAQKKAA, from the exons ATGAAAGAACGAAAGAAATATTCGAAGGAATTCAAGCTAGACGCGGTCAGTCTGGTTCTTGAGCAGGAATATACTCGAAGGGAAGCAGCAAACAGTCTGGGCATCAATGCCCAAATGCTGGGGCGCTGGGTGAAAGAACATCAGGCAGAAGATGGGCAGGCATTTCGAGGCAATGGCAAGTTGAGTTCTGAACAGGAAGAAATCAGGAAGCTCAAGGCTCAGGTTAAACGCCTTGAGATGGAGAAAGAAATCTTAAAAAAAG GCAACGGTATTCTTTGCAGCAGAAACGAAGTGAAATATTCGTTCATCACCCAGCATAAGAATGCCTATCCAATCAGCTTGCAATGTCAGGTTTTGGGTGTGAGTCGTAATGGTTACTACCAGTATCAAAGGGGCTTGGGTAACAGGCCAGACCGAATACATCAGGAGATGCTGGAGTGGGTTGAGGATATCGCCAAGAGTTCAGACTACACTTATGGCAGTCGCAGAATGAAAAAAGCCTTGAATGTCCTGGGCTATCCGGTGAGTCGGAATAAGGCAAGGAAGTTAATGCGTGAAGCCAATGTACAGGCGCGTCAGCGCAGGAAATATAAGGTTACGACAAACAGTAACCACCAGCAGTCGGTTTTTAACAACCTGCTCAAGCGAGAGTTTGCTGTGGCCCAGCCCGATCATGTCTATGCGGCGGACGTGACTTATGTATGGACCCAGGAAGGCTGGTTATACCTGGCGGTAGTGATAGACCTGTATTCACGTAAAGTGGTCGGCTGGAGCATGAGTTCCCGGATGAAGGCAAAGCTGGTCTGTGATGCATTGCAAATGGCGATCTGGCGACGTCGACCGAAGGGCGGATTGATTCACCACTCAGATCGTGGTTCTCAATATGCCAGCAAGGCTTTTCGGCGGTTACTCAAAGCCCATGATATCAATGGCAGTATGAGCAGGAAGGGTGACTGCTGGGATAATGCTGTAGTGGAAAGCTTCTTTGGCAGCCTCAAGCAGGAACGGGTGCATTGGAGAAGCTACCAGACACGTTACGAAGCCCAGCAGGACATATTGGAATATATTTCCATGTTTTATAATAGTACGCGGCTGCATTCATACCTGGATTATATGAGTCCGAATGATTTTGAGCAGCAAATGATGGCGCAGAAAAAAGCGGCTTAA